A single genomic interval of Rosistilla ulvae harbors:
- a CDS encoding helix-turn-helix domain-containing protein gives MNGSSVFRQQIISDIADWDSSAFGSAIDIVQLTPGRFSSTQQIVDLGCLQVLRMSVNQAVAARGRGATSRYAAVMFDDSHEGDFAHVRIQRDRLVVLPPDLDFDACVKQQGFRCTATFISSQYVEDYYRTLTGQTLCLPAENKTGLIADDAIAARVQLCVDALLDAASNNDECVQHAEYRAAIIDELTTLMLRPLQSLAISEDEKPQPQIAKAHRLVNQLEDYIIGNPGITVRLIDLCEHASVSERTLQYAFQRVLGLSPMQYLTRCRLHQVHAALNQATAQTTTVSAEACRWGFWHLGEFAQAYRTQFGELPSETLQASK, from the coding sequence ATGAACGGATCCTCCGTCTTTCGCCAACAGATCATCTCGGATATCGCGGACTGGGACAGTTCGGCATTTGGTTCGGCGATCGATATTGTCCAGCTGACACCGGGACGTTTTTCCAGCACGCAACAGATCGTCGACTTGGGGTGCCTGCAAGTGCTTCGGATGTCGGTCAATCAAGCGGTGGCCGCACGCGGTCGTGGGGCCACGTCGCGATACGCCGCTGTGATGTTCGACGACTCTCACGAGGGTGATTTCGCGCACGTCCGGATCCAACGCGATCGGTTAGTTGTCCTGCCGCCCGATTTAGATTTTGATGCGTGTGTCAAACAGCAAGGCTTTCGCTGCACCGCGACCTTCATTTCGTCGCAATATGTCGAAGACTATTACCGCACTCTGACCGGGCAAACGCTCTGCCTGCCCGCGGAAAACAAGACAGGTTTGATCGCCGACGATGCGATCGCCGCCCGAGTTCAGTTGTGTGTCGATGCGTTGTTGGATGCCGCCAGCAACAACGACGAGTGCGTTCAGCATGCCGAGTATCGGGCGGCAATCATCGACGAATTAACCACATTGATGCTCAGGCCGCTGCAATCGCTGGCGATCTCCGAAGATGAAAAACCGCAGCCACAGATCGCCAAAGCGCATCGATTGGTGAACCAATTGGAAGACTACATCATCGGCAACCCTGGAATCACGGTCCGGTTGATCGATCTGTGTGAGCACGCTAGCGTCAGCGAGCGGACGTTGCAATACGCGTTTCAACGTGTGCTTGGGCTCTCGCCGATGCAATACCTGACGCGCTGTCGCTTGCATCAAGTCCACGCCGCGCTCAATCAAGCGACCGCGCAAACGACGACGGTATCAGCCGAAGCGTGCCGATGGGGGTTCTGGCATCTGGGCGAGTTTGCCCAGGCCTATCGAACGCAATTTGGCGAACTGCCTTCGGAAACGTTGCAGGCCTCCAAATAA
- the odhB gene encoding 2-oxoglutarate dehydrogenase complex dihydrolipoyllysine-residue succinyltransferase translates to MVEVKVPTVGESISEVQIGRWLKQQDEWVEADEDLVEIETEKASVQIPSPSAGYLRNITKQQDEFAKVGDVIAQIEAGEAPSANGSASTAAAAPAEEAGDDARVMPAAARLIAEHNLNPADIKATGPGGRLLKEDVVDHISGATISKVPAAAPKQPAPAAVKKTEDRPRTSLMTSGEHRAEEVKPLSMLRRTIAARLVEAQHNAALLTTFNEIDMEPVKELRSKYKDAFQKKHGVKLGFMSFFAKAAVEALRRFPAVNSEIRGNNIVYRHYYDIGIAIGGGKGLVVPILRNVEFMSFADVERAISDFADDAQSNRLNPQDLDGGTFTISNGGIYGSLLSTPIVNPPQSGILGLHSIQDRPVAVNGQVVIRPMMYVALTYDHRVVDGREAVSFLRVIKDVLEDPARLFLEV, encoded by the coding sequence ATGGTTGAAGTCAAAGTACCCACCGTCGGCGAATCGATCAGCGAAGTTCAAATCGGCCGTTGGCTGAAGCAACAAGACGAATGGGTCGAAGCGGACGAAGATCTGGTCGAAATCGAAACCGAAAAAGCTTCGGTTCAAATCCCGTCGCCCTCGGCCGGCTATCTGCGGAACATCACCAAGCAGCAGGATGAGTTTGCCAAAGTCGGCGACGTGATCGCTCAGATCGAAGCCGGTGAAGCGCCATCGGCCAACGGATCGGCATCGACCGCCGCTGCGGCACCGGCTGAAGAAGCCGGCGACGACGCACGCGTGATGCCAGCGGCAGCCCGATTGATCGCCGAACACAACCTCAACCCGGCCGATATCAAAGCGACCGGACCTGGCGGACGCCTGTTGAAGGAAGACGTCGTCGACCACATCTCCGGCGCGACGATCTCCAAAGTTCCAGCCGCCGCGCCGAAGCAACCGGCTCCCGCAGCGGTTAAGAAGACCGAAGATCGTCCGCGGACGTCGTTGATGACGTCGGGCGAACATCGCGCCGAAGAAGTGAAGCCGCTGAGCATGTTGCGTCGCACGATCGCCGCACGCTTGGTCGAAGCCCAACACAACGCGGCACTGTTGACCACGTTCAACGAAATCGACATGGAACCTGTCAAGGAATTGCGATCCAAATACAAGGACGCGTTCCAGAAGAAGCACGGCGTCAAGCTGGGCTTTATGTCGTTCTTCGCCAAAGCGGCTGTCGAAGCGCTCCGCCGCTTCCCCGCTGTCAATTCGGAGATTCGTGGCAACAACATCGTCTATCGCCATTATTATGACATCGGAATCGCGATCGGTGGCGGTAAAGGACTTGTTGTGCCGATCCTGCGAAACGTGGAGTTCATGTCGTTTGCCGACGTCGAACGCGCGATTTCCGATTTCGCTGACGACGCTCAATCCAATCGGTTGAACCCGCAAGATCTCGATGGTGGAACGTTTACGATCAGCAACGGCGGGATCTACGGATCGCTGCTGTCGACGCCGATCGTTAATCCTCCGCAGAGCGGCATTTTGGGATTGCATTCGATCCAAGATCGTCCCGTTGCTGTCAACGGCCAAGTCGTGATCCGTCCGATGATGTACGTCGCGTTGACCTACGACCATCGCGTTGTCGACGGCCGCGAAGCTGTCAGCTTCCTGCGTGTTATCAAAGACGTTTTGGAAGATCCAGCACGACTGTTCCTGGAAGTGTAG
- a CDS encoding endonuclease/exonuclease/phosphatase family protein — translation MKFVLKLIVVSVIAIVALVKFYEIEGIDGLHFKRRESSAGVVADLRAMFTSATAEPGSGFSAPGAPALPTLPGVGVQTVSSRQGPAGTIRLGTFNLREFSRDKLNDPKTMDFIVRLLQQIDLIAVQEVDADRRELFPRIVEHLNRDGRTYDFIAGPQVGPDGYQQLLGFVFDRQRVEADLKQTYTITDPANQIAYEPLVGWFRTVGVDPQDAWTFSMANVYVDPDNPQKELELLTSLFHSIQNDGRGEDDVILAGCFFAGDHELAGFASADIRFALEGTPSDIHAQRQTANLLFNRNHTTEFLGDSGAIDFLRQYNLTIAEAEAISDHLPVWAEFQIREAVQF, via the coding sequence ATGAAGTTTGTCCTTAAACTCATCGTCGTATCTGTGATTGCGATAGTCGCGTTGGTCAAATTCTACGAGATCGAAGGGATCGACGGGCTGCACTTCAAGCGACGCGAATCGAGCGCCGGCGTGGTCGCGGATCTCCGCGCGATGTTCACGTCGGCGACCGCCGAACCGGGCAGCGGTTTCTCCGCGCCAGGAGCTCCGGCGCTGCCGACTCTTCCCGGCGTTGGGGTACAGACGGTTTCCAGCCGACAAGGGCCCGCAGGCACCATCCGCCTGGGGACCTTCAACCTGCGGGAATTCAGTCGCGATAAGCTCAACGATCCCAAGACGATGGACTTTATCGTGCGGTTGCTGCAGCAAATCGATCTGATCGCGGTTCAGGAAGTCGATGCCGATCGCCGCGAACTGTTCCCCCGAATCGTCGAACATCTGAATCGCGACGGCCGGACTTACGATTTCATCGCAGGCCCGCAAGTTGGACCAGACGGATATCAACAACTGCTCGGGTTTGTCTTCGATCGCCAACGAGTCGAAGCCGACCTCAAGCAAACCTATACAATTACCGACCCAGCGAATCAGATCGCCTACGAACCGCTGGTCGGATGGTTCCGCACCGTCGGCGTCGATCCACAAGATGCTTGGACCTTCTCGATGGCCAACGTCTACGTCGATCCCGACAATCCGCAGAAGGAACTTGAACTGCTGACGTCGCTGTTCCATTCGATCCAGAACGACGGTCGCGGCGAGGACGATGTGATTCTGGCCGGCTGCTTTTTTGCCGGCGATCACGAACTGGCCGGATTTGCATCTGCCGATATTCGCTTCGCCCTGGAAGGCACGCCCTCGGACATCCACGCCCAACGCCAAACGGCAAACCTGTTGTTCAACCGCAATCATACGACGGAATTCCTCGGCGATTCGGGGGCTATCGATTTCCTGCGGCAATACAACCTGACGATCGCTGAAGCCGAAGCGATCAGCGATCATCTGCCGGTCTGGGCCGAATTCCAGATCCGCGAAGCGGTGCAGTTCTAA
- a CDS encoding methyltransferase produces the protein MTRNALVKPQTDPTPIFEHFRGNHGSELLTAAVAHFDLFGSLDRAPCSLEELAQRLSIQIRPANVLVTALRSMGMLQIDAERLQLTDLAREHLVPGGAFDCGDYLGLAAQNPSVLQMVELLKSNRPLGSDASDGGGAAFIYRDGIASAMEAADTARHFTLALSGRAKNVAPLLAEVADLSKARRLLDVGGGTGIYTYALLQKNPNLQGILFDRPEVLKVAEEMGQHYGVMDRCELVSGDMFAAPLPEAADAILLSNILHDWDLPECEALIDRCAKALSPGGQLMIHDVFLNDTLDGPLPVALYSASLFSFTEGRAYSAAEYRNWLEAAGLRPQPVVATGVHCGLLSAIKPA, from the coding sequence GTGACGCGTAACGCTTTGGTAAAACCGCAAACCGACCCCACTCCGATTTTTGAACACTTTCGCGGCAACCACGGTTCGGAACTACTGACCGCTGCAGTCGCGCATTTCGATTTGTTTGGCAGCCTGGACCGGGCCCCATGTTCACTGGAAGAACTGGCCCAGCGGCTATCGATCCAAATCCGACCGGCCAACGTTTTGGTCACCGCATTGCGGTCGATGGGAATGCTGCAAATCGACGCCGAGCGGCTGCAGCTAACCGATTTGGCTCGCGAGCACTTGGTCCCAGGAGGCGCTTTTGATTGCGGCGACTACCTGGGGCTAGCGGCGCAAAATCCATCGGTTCTGCAAATGGTTGAGTTGCTGAAATCGAATCGACCGCTCGGTTCGGATGCAAGCGATGGTGGCGGCGCTGCATTTATCTATCGCGACGGAATCGCATCGGCCATGGAAGCAGCTGACACCGCTCGGCACTTCACGCTGGCCCTTTCGGGACGAGCCAAAAACGTAGCCCCCTTGCTTGCGGAGGTCGCCGATCTGAGCAAGGCTCGGCGGTTGTTGGACGTCGGCGGCGGAACGGGGATCTACACCTACGCACTGCTGCAAAAGAATCCAAACCTGCAGGGGATCTTGTTCGATCGGCCCGAAGTTCTGAAGGTTGCCGAAGAGATGGGGCAGCATTATGGAGTGATGGACCGATGCGAACTTGTCAGCGGCGACATGTTCGCCGCCCCGCTGCCCGAAGCGGCCGACGCGATCCTGCTGTCAAATATTCTCCACGACTGGGATCTACCAGAATGCGAAGCGTTGATCGATCGCTGCGCCAAGGCCTTATCCCCCGGCGGCCAGTTGATGATTCACGACGTCTTCCTCAACGACACCCTCGACGGGCCTCTGCCAGTAGCGCTCTATTCGGCGTCGCTGTTCTCGTTCACCGAAGGTCGGGCCTACAGCGCCGCCGAGTATCGGAACTGGTTAGAAGCGGCGGGTTTGAGGCCCCAGCCGGTCGTGGCGACGGGAGTCCACTGTGGATTGCTTTCGGCAATCAAGCCGGCGTAA
- the gmk gene encoding guanylate kinase, protein MKTNTEGRLVIISGPSGAGKSTVVRSLIQECPLPLVLSVSATTRPPRPDERDGREYYFLSSQQFEELRRDGQFLECEEVFGRGHWYGTLRPQVTTGLKQGQWVILEIDVQGAMRVLEDKDLQPITIFLHPGGIEELEQRLRARGTETEEAITRRLEVSVGELALMHRYRHEVINDTVERATSEICEILKSYQERNACSKS, encoded by the coding sequence ATGAAAACAAATACTGAAGGGCGTTTAGTCATCATTTCCGGCCCCAGCGGGGCGGGAAAATCAACGGTCGTCCGCTCGTTGATCCAAGAGTGTCCGCTGCCATTGGTGTTGAGCGTCTCGGCGACCACGCGTCCGCCGCGCCCCGATGAACGCGATGGACGGGAGTATTATTTCCTCTCGTCCCAGCAATTCGAAGAACTCCGCCGAGATGGCCAGTTTTTGGAATGCGAGGAGGTTTTTGGACGCGGGCATTGGTACGGCACACTCCGCCCGCAAGTGACCACTGGCCTGAAACAGGGACAATGGGTTATCCTAGAGATCGATGTCCAGGGGGCGATGCGCGTTCTCGAGGACAAAGATCTGCAACCGATCACGATCTTTTTGCATCCCGGCGGGATCGAGGAATTGGAACAACGGCTACGTGCCCGGGGCACCGAGACCGAAGAAGCGATCACGCGTCGATTGGAAGTTTCCGTAGGCGAGTTGGCATTGATGCACCGCTATCGACACGAAGTGATCAACGACACGGTGGAACGTGCGACATCTGAAATCTGTGAAATACTGAAATCCTACCAGGAGCGAAACGCATGCTCGAAGAGCTGA
- a CDS encoding NAD(+)/NADH kinase, with product MSQSESSEEKRPCWPRAGRTRPDVVVVGALDRPSVASELNRLRSLIADRAEIAAVDLDFSYDFENTDHDLVIVLGGDGSILQTARQMGENQLPILGVNCGHLGFLAALTPDAFLDIWGTVANGDCELVDHLMLRASIIRDGEEIAIQLGLNEAAILGGPPYRILSIDLSVDQVHATSYSCDGLIISTPIGSTAHNLSAGGPILRKNLQAFVISPISPHTLTHRSVVDTADRTFDLSVANPNDSTSLVVDGRVVDVIQPGDRVRVQRSPYSFQMVAVPGQNDYRTLREKLGWSGNTISKN from the coding sequence ATGTCGCAATCTGAATCGTCTGAAGAAAAACGACCGTGCTGGCCACGCGCCGGGCGAACGCGACCCGATGTCGTTGTCGTCGGTGCGTTGGATCGACCAAGCGTCGCGTCGGAACTGAATCGCCTGCGTTCGTTGATCGCCGATCGAGCGGAGATAGCGGCGGTCGACCTCGATTTCAGCTACGACTTTGAAAACACCGACCATGATCTCGTGATCGTGTTAGGCGGTGACGGATCGATCCTGCAAACAGCGCGGCAGATGGGCGAGAACCAGCTGCCGATCTTGGGCGTCAATTGTGGACACCTCGGTTTCCTTGCCGCGCTCACTCCCGACGCCTTCCTCGATATCTGGGGGACCGTTGCCAATGGCGATTGCGAACTCGTCGACCATTTGATGTTGAGAGCTTCGATCATCCGCGACGGCGAAGAGATCGCCATCCAGTTGGGATTAAACGAAGCGGCGATTCTCGGCGGGCCGCCTTATCGAATCCTCAGCATCGACCTTTCGGTCGACCAAGTTCATGCAACCAGCTACAGCTGTGACGGGTTGATCATCAGCACGCCGATCGGTTCGACAGCCCACAACCTTTCGGCGGGCGGGCCGATCTTGCGGAAGAATCTGCAAGCGTTTGTCATCTCGCCGATCAGCCCCCATACGCTGACGCACCGCTCGGTTGTCGATACCGCCGACCGAACGTTTGATCTTTCGGTCGCCAACCCCAACGATTCGACGAGCCTTGTGGTCGATGGCCGCGTCGTCGATGTGATCCAACCGGGCGACCGCGTTCGCGTGCAGCGATCGCCCTACAGTTTCCAAATGGTTGCCGTGCCCGGGCAAAACGATTATCGAACACTCCGCGAAAAGCTGGGTTGGAGCGGCAATACGATCAGCAAAAACTGA
- the secG gene encoding preprotein translocase subunit SecG, producing the protein MTALVFASMAGVFFGLTLSTLSLFLILLVLVQRGKGGGLTGALGGPGGQSAFGTKAGDMFTKITSVVALVWIFLCGASVFVMGNARPMVDNAPVVESPSLDGLDAAGEIVDETAAIALPGSEDEAEDVVVETEEAVAVPGDEAAMTEEPKADAPKTEEPKADAPKAEEPKADAPKTEEPKADAPKAEEPKADAPKTEEPKADAPKAEEPKADAPKAEEPKADAPKAEEPKADAPKSDEAAE; encoded by the coding sequence ATGACGGCTTTGGTATTTGCAAGCATGGCGGGCGTTTTCTTTGGCCTGACGCTCTCGACACTGTCCCTGTTCCTGATCCTGCTGGTCCTTGTTCAACGCGGCAAGGGGGGCGGTTTGACCGGAGCTTTAGGCGGACCGGGTGGACAAAGTGCGTTTGGTACCAAAGCGGGCGACATGTTCACCAAGATCACCTCGGTGGTCGCTTTGGTTTGGATTTTCCTGTGTGGTGCTAGCGTGTTCGTGATGGGCAATGCTCGTCCCATGGTCGACAATGCCCCGGTCGTCGAATCTCCGTCGCTCGACGGCCTTGATGCCGCTGGCGAAATCGTCGACGAAACCGCTGCAATTGCGCTGCCAGGTTCCGAGGATGAAGCGGAAGATGTCGTTGTCGAGACGGAAGAGGCTGTCGCTGTTCCAGGCGACGAGGCGGCGATGACCGAAGAGCCTAAGGCAGACGCTCCTAAGACTGAAGAGCCAAAGGCAGACGCTCCTAAGGCTGAAGAGCCAAAGGCAGACGCTCCTAAGACTGAAGAGCCAAAGGCAGACGCTCCTAAGGCTGAAGAGCCAAAGGCAGATGCTCCTAAGACTGAAGAGCCCAAGGCAGACGCTCCTAAGGCTGAAGAGCCCAAGGCAGACGCTCCTAAGGCTGAAGAGCCCAAGGCAGACGCTCCTAAGGCTGAAGAGCCAAAGGCAGACGCTCCTAAGAGCGACGAAGCAGCCGAGTAA
- a CDS encoding FAD-dependent oxidoreductase — translation MNLSLSRSLRFRTAAFFLLFALLGPANAGAAPASTATVNTDLLIVGATEAGWAAAIQAARGGVESIAIVHDGRWFGGQFTEQALACVDEDKGVGRVGWGVDWHPMKRSFHRSGLFKELMDRIEAFNSQKYGSPMPGRPFHGPSTYRPAEAEAIFREMIAPYIDSGQIRVHWNLYPVAADVRGSRLHGVTFAATDGGEGRLSVEAPLTIDASDWGEVIQVAGAGFLCGPDPKSRFGEPSAPDDLSSHPANEMNPITWAMIVAESEGETPIGRPPRFDDRNYPRATHFSRQEFDDLQWDQANPGLGAIPHWPDAGKQSPRQLSVYTVRRIVDGTTSRDGKTSILLNYMNGQDYPLERLPAPVVKALESTAEGASTQNIVTMNRGQRQIIFDDAKQHALGVLYHLQNFVDQRATDKTNSFRRFHLSDEFGTPDRLPPKPYIREGLRLQAMYMMREQDGRNRDGVTKNRAKERFAHVMYPDGLFAWQFHYDFHRTGRTYLKSEGNEGPWIDFHKPNRHTNFMSDRSVFPLRSLIPAELDGLIGSQGNVGFSSIVSAAIRLHDQRIHIGQASGAVAVVALREGIDPRAIPYDRALLESVRHELCDAGAAGVPLLIWPFRDLDPSHAAFVAINRLAALGLLPIDPREVDFAPDSPATEAWLASLSDRGYEYEPSVETEVTRGEICRQFWDQIQQQDWARFAFHRVDARDADGDGIVDRDDSLLFTPNEPIVFEIERPKLGPDSDGVPAVELTSGNAGDRRLIDFRGPGGSQAKGWSDDHGDLFDDARGYGWGRDLRSNHRRRHAMEGPRDTFLFTRGRDVWECTLPDGKYSVTVCVGDSGHDQPGQNVVVEGVRFAKDLSTVAGMFAERTKVVEVRDGRLSVELGKPSVSTNTAINWLAIESAD, via the coding sequence TTGAACCTCTCGCTTTCACGCAGCTTGCGTTTTCGCACCGCTGCGTTTTTTCTTTTGTTTGCCCTGCTGGGCCCTGCCAACGCTGGCGCCGCCCCCGCGTCGACAGCCACGGTCAACACGGATCTGTTGATCGTGGGAGCGACCGAAGCGGGCTGGGCCGCGGCGATTCAAGCCGCTCGCGGCGGTGTCGAATCGATCGCGATCGTGCACGATGGTCGCTGGTTCGGCGGCCAGTTCACCGAACAGGCGTTAGCCTGCGTCGATGAAGATAAAGGTGTCGGCCGCGTCGGTTGGGGCGTCGACTGGCATCCGATGAAGCGATCGTTCCATCGTTCGGGGCTCTTTAAGGAGCTGATGGACCGAATCGAAGCGTTTAACTCGCAAAAGTATGGCTCGCCGATGCCGGGGCGTCCCTTTCACGGGCCGTCGACCTATCGGCCGGCCGAAGCCGAAGCGATCTTCCGCGAGATGATCGCTCCCTACATCGACAGCGGCCAGATCCGCGTCCACTGGAACCTGTATCCAGTGGCTGCCGACGTGCGAGGTTCCCGGCTGCATGGCGTTACGTTTGCAGCGACCGATGGTGGCGAAGGGCGATTGTCCGTCGAAGCGCCGCTGACGATCGATGCCTCCGACTGGGGCGAGGTGATCCAGGTCGCGGGAGCTGGCTTTCTGTGCGGTCCCGATCCCAAGTCCCGTTTCGGTGAACCGAGTGCTCCCGATGATCTGAGCAGCCATCCTGCAAACGAGATGAATCCGATCACCTGGGCGATGATCGTCGCCGAATCGGAGGGGGAGACGCCGATCGGTCGACCGCCGCGATTCGACGATCGCAATTACCCGCGGGCTACACATTTCAGTCGACAAGAGTTTGACGATCTGCAGTGGGACCAAGCGAATCCGGGGCTGGGAGCGATCCCGCACTGGCCCGATGCGGGAAAACAATCGCCGCGTCAATTGAGCGTCTACACGGTCCGGCGAATCGTCGACGGAACGACAAGCCGCGATGGGAAGACATCGATTCTGTTGAACTACATGAACGGCCAGGACTATCCGTTGGAACGCTTGCCGGCACCGGTCGTGAAGGCGTTGGAATCGACCGCCGAAGGAGCATCGACGCAGAACATCGTGACGATGAATCGTGGTCAGCGCCAGATCATCTTTGACGATGCGAAACAACATGCGTTGGGCGTGCTGTATCACTTGCAGAACTTCGTCGATCAGCGAGCCACCGACAAAACGAACAGCTTCCGCCGGTTCCACTTGAGCGACGAATTCGGCACGCCCGATCGGCTGCCACCGAAACCGTACATCCGCGAGGGGCTGCGATTGCAGGCGATGTACATGATGCGCGAACAGGATGGCCGCAATCGCGATGGCGTCACGAAGAACCGGGCCAAGGAGCGATTCGCCCATGTGATGTATCCCGATGGCCTGTTCGCCTGGCAGTTTCACTACGACTTCCACCGCACCGGGCGAACATACTTGAAGTCCGAAGGGAATGAAGGACCGTGGATCGATTTCCATAAGCCGAATCGCCACACGAACTTCATGAGCGATCGATCGGTCTTTCCGTTGCGGAGCCTGATTCCGGCCGAGCTGGACGGCCTGATCGGATCGCAAGGGAATGTTGGTTTCAGCAGCATCGTCAGCGCGGCGATCCGGTTGCACGATCAACGGATCCACATCGGTCAAGCGAGCGGCGCTGTGGCGGTGGTCGCGCTGCGGGAGGGGATCGATCCGCGAGCGATCCCCTACGACCGAGCGTTACTCGAATCGGTTCGCCACGAATTGTGTGATGCCGGCGCTGCAGGAGTACCGCTGTTGATCTGGCCCTTCCGCGACCTCGATCCGAGCCACGCCGCGTTTGTCGCGATCAATCGCCTAGCGGCGCTCGGACTGTTGCCGATCGATCCTCGCGAAGTCGACTTCGCCCCCGACTCTCCCGCCACCGAGGCGTGGCTGGCATCGCTTAGCGACCGCGGTTACGAATACGAACCGTCTGTCGAAACCGAGGTCACTCGCGGTGAGATCTGTCGACAGTTTTGGGATCAGATTCAGCAGCAGGATTGGGCGCGATTCGCTTTCCACCGCGTCGACGCTCGCGACGCCGATGGGGATGGCATCGTCGACCGCGATGATTCGCTGTTGTTCACGCCTAACGAGCCGATTGTGTTCGAGATCGAGCGACCGAAGCTTGGGCCCGACAGCGACGGAGTCCCAGCGGTGGAACTGACCAGCGGAAACGCTGGCGATCGCCGCTTGATCGACTTCCGCGGTCCCGGCGGTTCGCAGGCGAAGGGTTGGTCGGATGATCACGGCGACCTGTTTGATGACGCTCGCGGCTACGGCTGGGGCCGCGATCTGCGTTCCAACCATCGCCGACGCCACGCGATGGAAGGCCCACGCGACACGTTCCTGTTCACTCGCGGCCGCGACGTTTGGGAGTGCACGCTTCCCGACGGAAAGTATTCGGTGACGGTCTGCGTTGGCGACTCGGGACACGACCAGCCCGGTCAGAACGTCGTCGTCGAAGGCGTTCGTTTCGCCAAGGACCTGTCGACGGTGGCGGGGATGTTTGCCGAGCGGACCAAGGTCGTCGAGGTCCGCGACGGGCGGCTCTCGGTCGAACTAGGCAAGCCGTCGGTGTCAACGAACACGGCGATCAACTGGCTGGCGATCGAATCCGCCGATTGA
- a CDS encoding YicC/YloC family endoribonuclease, giving the protein MLQSMTGQGQAQSTGELGTVSVELRTVNNRGLKLAARLGDQFSRLEPRVDAVVRKHLTRGTVNLNVRWQRAGLASAYSINAAALTAYYRSLSELQANLEHAAPIDLSQLAGLPGVIQECDDQAVDQDSLWGLLEPVLVSALENLNQMRAAEGASMLKSLQADHAEIAKHLESICLLAPRIVDNYRDRLESRIVELLSSRGLEIAQVDVLKELQVFADRTDISEEITRLQSHLQIFNETVASEQASGRRLDFVIQEMFRETNTIGSKANDAEIALHVVDMKCAIERMRELIQNIE; this is encoded by the coding sequence ATGCTTCAAAGTATGACCGGCCAGGGCCAAGCTCAATCGACGGGCGAATTGGGAACCGTCAGTGTCGAGTTGCGAACGGTCAATAACCGCGGCCTAAAGCTGGCTGCCCGGTTGGGGGACCAATTCAGCCGACTGGAGCCGCGGGTCGACGCGGTCGTTCGCAAGCATTTGACGCGTGGAACCGTCAATCTAAATGTTCGCTGGCAACGCGCCGGTTTGGCGTCGGCCTATAGCATCAACGCTGCAGCGCTCACCGCTTATTATCGCAGCCTGTCGGAACTGCAAGCGAATCTGGAGCACGCCGCTCCGATCGACCTTAGCCAATTGGCCGGATTGCCGGGGGTGATTCAGGAGTGCGATGACCAGGCGGTCGACCAAGATTCGCTGTGGGGACTTCTGGAACCGGTCCTCGTCTCCGCGCTGGAAAACCTGAACCAGATGCGAGCGGCTGAAGGGGCTTCGATGTTGAAGAGCCTGCAAGCGGATCACGCCGAGATCGCCAAACATCTGGAATCGATCTGCCTGTTGGCACCGCGGATCGTCGATAACTATCGCGACCGCTTGGAATCGCGGATCGTCGAATTGCTGAGTTCTCGCGGGCTGGAAATTGCCCAAGTCGATGTGCTGAAGGAACTTCAGGTGTTCGCCGACCGTACCGATATCAGCGAAGAGATCACACGGCTTCAAAGCCATTTGCAGATATTTAACGAGACCGTGGCCAGCGAACAAGCGAGCGGGCGGCGCTTGGATTTTGTGATTCAAGAGATGTTTCGCGAGACGAACACGATCGGCTCGAAGGCCAACGACGCGGAGATTGCGCTGCATGTGGTCGACATGAAGTGTGCGATCGAACGGATGCGGGAACTGATACAGAATATCGAATAG
- a CDS encoding DNA-directed RNA polymerase subunit omega yields MLEELKEEEIVNKVGGRFKLSTLIQKRLVQLNQGSRALVNVGTHDRMQIVLQEIVQDKIYLNTSNEVQTVDDMNIVPEGPDLDVGDL; encoded by the coding sequence ATGCTCGAAGAGCTGAAAGAAGAAGAGATCGTCAACAAGGTGGGCGGTCGATTTAAGCTGTCTACACTGATTCAGAAGCGATTGGTGCAATTGAACCAAGGTAGTCGCGCGTTGGTCAATGTTGGCACCCACGACCGAATGCAAATCGTTTTGCAGGAAATCGTTCAGGACAAGATCTATCTGAACACGTCCAACGAAGTGCAAACCGTCGACGATATGAATATCGTTCCCGAAGGTCCTGATTTGGACGTTGGCGATCTTTAA